A single window of Colletotrichum higginsianum IMI 349063 chromosome 8, whole genome shotgun sequence DNA harbors:
- a CDS encoding MULE transposase domain-containing protein, whose product MATQQDIYNHIAAVKRDIRGGQTSIHALANQLDKEGFWSQMQFAPDGRVTAVLFAHPDSLALLQAYPDVMLLDCTYKTNKYGMPLLDIVGVDACQRSFCIAFAFLSSKTEDNYTWALERVRSLYDQCNASMPAVILTDRCLACIDAVATVFPSSASLLCLWHANKAVLQHYYSAFDLTKKRTTSGSAASKSSTDNWEEFYKSWHLIISSPSEITFQERISQLEEHYLTDHLEEVGYITSFWLDPYKEKLVKA is encoded by the exons atgg CAACCCAACAGGATATCTACAACCATATTGCAGCCGTCAAACGAGATATTCGTGGAGGGCAGACCTCGATCCATGCACTTGCCAATCAACTTGACAAGGAAGGCTTCTGGAGTCAAATGCAGTTTGCACCAGATGGCCGGGTTACAGCTGTCTTATTCGCCCACCCAGATTCCTTGGCCCTTCTACAAGCCTACCCAGACGTAATGCTGTTGGACTGCACCTATAAGACCAACAAGTACGGTATGCCACTTCTTGACATAGTTGGCGTCGACGCTTGCCAACGATCCTTCTGTATTGCGTTCGCATTTCTCAGTAGCAAAACAGAAGACAATTATACCTGGGCTTTGGAGCGGGTCAGGTCCCTGTATGATCAGTGCAACGCCAGCATGCCCGCGGTTATCCTCACAGATCGCTGCTTAGCATGCATTGATGCTGTAGCCACTGTCTTTCCCTCTTCGGCATCTTTGCTTTGCCTCTGGCATGCAAACAAGGCAGTGCTTCAGCATTATTATTCTGCATTCGACCTTACCAAGAAGAGAACAACCAGTGGCTCCGCAGCGTCAAAGTCATCGACTGACAACTGGGAAGAGTTCTACAAGTCCTGGCATTTAATTATTAGCTCGCCGTCTGAGATAACCTTTCAGGAGCGTATTTCCCAACTCGAAGAACATTATCTTACGGACCATCTCGAAGAAGTCGGCTACATTACGTCCTTTTGGCTTGACCCATACAAGGAGAAGCTAGTAAAAGCCTAG
- a CDS encoding Monocarboxylate permease produces MSTITQAKSIELTDRGRSDSGLVGPKNQSQAADDSEVARAISDREAPRNATEAIPDGGYGWTIVASNSMLLFWINGYTTAWGVLQTNMLRSGLLKTDVSTITFVGSLYMACMVAFSLVSVRLMGAFGVRYTTLAALSMFSLGLVATSFTLEHVAGLFCVAGLFVGCGGSLLFTATNTLPIQWFSSKLGTANGLVKAGGGVGATVLPLAAQALINNVGLPWTFRIFGLLTLVTGVPCVWLLKERTRIGTASRFDWSMLKDFSFLTLTIAGGIGVFALFVPPFFLPLFASSIGLSSAQGAGLVAGFGASTAVGRLFGGWFCDHIGAFNALSVSALINSLSMMVIWPVSSSLPLLAVFAVVNGCANGSFFVGLPTAVGLLTPGSAAASISLMTSFWTPGYLLGAPLAGILINATGAAEASSIEPYRAAIFYAAGVGAAASGLIIVSRMRRNPRLLKRV; encoded by the coding sequence ATGTCTACCATCACCCAGGCAAAGTCAATCGAGCTGACCGACCGCGGCCGCTCTGATTCCGGTCTCGTGGGACCAAAAAATCAGTCACAAGCCGCAGACGATTCGGAGGTTGCGAGAGCCATCAGTGACAGAGAAGCACCCAGAAACGCCACGGAGGCCATTCCCGACGGTGGCTACGGCTGGACGATCGTCGCGTCAAACTCAATGCTCCTATTCTGGATCAACGGCTACACCACCGCTTGGGGGGTTCTCCAAACAAACATGCTCAGGTCAGGCCTGCTCAAAACCGACGTCTCCACAATCACCTTCGTCGGCAGCCTCTACATGGCCTGCATGGTCGCATTTAGCCTGGTCTCCGTTAGACTCATGGGTGCTTTCGGCGTGCGCTACACGACCCTCGCCGCCTTGAGCATGTTTTCTCTCGGCTTGGTCGCGACGAGCTTCACGTTGGAACATGTTGCTGGCCTGTTTTGCGTCGCAGGCCTCTTCGTAGGATGCGGAGGCTCTCTCCTCTTCACGGCTACCAACACCCTGCCGATCCAATGGTTCAGCAGCAAACTCGGCACGGCCAACGGCTTGGTGAAagccggtggcggcgtcggtgccACTGTGCTGCCGCTGGCGGCGCAAGCCTTGATCAACAACGTCGGGCTACCCTGGACATTCCGCATCTTCGGCCTGCTGACCCTCGTTACGGGCGTTCCCTGCGTCTGGTTGCTGAAAGAGCGAACAAGAATCGGCACAGCATCCCGCTTCGACTGGTCAATGTTGAAGGACTTCTCCTTCCTGACATTGACTATCGCTGGAGGTATTGGCGTTTTTGCGCTCTTTGTTCCGCCTTTTTTCCTGCCTCTCTTCGCCAGCTCGATCGGCCTGTCGTCGGCCCAAGGCGCCGGGCTTGTGGCCGGATTTGGCGCTTCCACTGCTGTTGGCCGATTGTTTGGCGGCTGGTTCTGCGACCACATTGGTGCCTTCAACGCCCTGTCGGTGTCGGCCCTGATCAATAGTCTCAGCATGATGGTCATCTGGCCAGTGAGCTCCTCGTTGCCACTGCTCGCCGTattcgccgtcgtcaacggcTGTGCCAATGGAAGCTTCTTCGTGGGGCTGCCTACAGCTGTTGGGCTCCTGACTCCgggttcggcggcggcatccatCAGCTTGATGACTTCATTTTGGACGCCGGGGTACCTTCTGGGAGCACCGCTGGCTGGCATTCTCATCAATGCTACTGGGGCAGCGGAGGCTTCCTCTATCGAGCCGTACCGGGCTGCAATCTTCTATGCGGCGGGAGTTGGAGCGGCAGCATCTGGCCTCATTATTGTCTCAAGGATGAGACGGAACCCCAGGCTTCTGAAGAGGGTCTAA
- a CDS encoding Subtilisin BPN: protein MSWIRRLALPVLLAGAALPTVADDTVPQAVTQEALPNTYIVELEDGEATKTYLDALRAEPGVDEVMERFAYSPDLFNAVSFEVKGSLTATPDTLRRRMEGLPELRVRHIWPVEAVPAPTYPGELFNVSSLAANARRAAEVFPPHEMIQVDKLHELGYAGNGTRIGVVDSGVDWRHPALGGCFGPGCLVEYGYDFVGDNFNGTPATLAPDDDPWEECNGHGTLVSGVIAAQHNALGFIGAAPGVRLGVYRTFSCAGASTANVMIAAIIRAAEDDVADFGKGSDIITMSVGHHSGWAGTPLAEAMSRVSKRTGIPCVAAAGNSEGRGYSQSRHTRLHAPARARNRCCD, encoded by the exons ATGTCTTGGATTCGACGTCTTGCCCTCCCGGTTCtcctggccggcgccgcACTCCCTACGGTGGCCGATGACACCGTCCCCCAAGCCGTCACTCAAGAGGCCCTGCCCAATACGTACATTGTCGAGCTTGAAGATGGCGAG gccaccaaaacctacctcgacgccctccgtGCCGAGCCTGGCGTGGACGAGGTCATGGAGCGTTTCGCCTACAGCCCCGACCTCTTCAATGCCGTCTCCttcgaggtcaagggcaGCCTCACCGCCACCCCCGACACCCTGCGCCGCCGCATGGAAGGTCTCCCCGAGCTCAGGGTCCGACACATCTGGCCCGTCGAAGCCGTGCCGGCGCCCACGTACCCAGGCGAGCTATTCAACGTCAGCTCCCTGGCGGCCAACGCCCGTCGCGCTGCAGAGGTATTCCCGCCGCATGAGATGATTCAGGTTGACAAGCTCCATGAGCTCGGCTACGCCGGCAATGGTACGCGCATCGGTGTTGTGGACTCGGGCGTCGACTGGCGGCACCCGGCGCTGGGTGGCTGCTTCGGCCCCGGGTGCTTGGTTGAGTACGGATATGACTTCGTCGGCGATAATTTCAATGGTACTCCGGCCACGCTCGCCCCTGACGATGACCCCTGGGAGGAGTGTAACGGCCACGGCACCCTCGTCTCgggcgtcatcgccgcccagcATAATGCCCTGGGCTTCATCGGCGCGGCCCCGGGCGTGCGTCTCGGCGTCTACCGCACCTTTAGCTGTGCGGGCGCCAGTACCGCGAACGTCATGATCGCTGCCATcatccgcgccgccgaggat GATGTTGCTGACTTCGGGAAGGGCTccgacatcatcaccatGAGCGTCGGCCACCACAGCGGTTGGGCCGGCACGcccctggccgaggccatgtCCCGTGTCTCCAAGCGGACTGGAATCCCCTGCGTCGCTGCGGCCGGCAACAGCGAAGGCCGCGGCTACAGCCAATCGCGGCACACCCGTCTTCATGCGCCCGCTAGGGCGAGGAATCGGTGCTGCGACTGA